The segment CGGCCGTGGCCGACCTCGCCGACAGCGGCAACAACGTCAACGTCACCACCCGCAGCGACAGCCTGGAGCCGATCACCGTCGGCCTCAGCCGCTCGACCGTCACCCTGCTGCGCGGCAGCGGCGACAGGCGCGAGCAGATCACCGCCAAGCCGCTGGTCGCCGCGGCCAGCCACCAGTTGCAGATCACCGTGACCGGGAAGACCGTCAAGGTGCTGGTCGACGGCCGGACCGAGATCAGCGCCGAGACCTCGCAGAGCGGCGGCAACGCCACCGGCGGCATCGGCCTGTCGGTGCGCAACGGCGCCGACAAGGCGCCGTGGCCCAAGTTCACCGCGCTCAAGGTCGAGCCCGTCCCGGCCGGCGCCGCCGTGTCCGGACCGACCACGCTGACCGTGGCCAAGGCCGTGCTGCTCGACCCCGGGGCCAGCTGGACCTCGGCGCCCGGCGTCCCCTCCGGCATGAAGGTCGGCGGCGACGGGCTCGCCCCGACCGGCCTGGCGCTGTCCGACTACGCCGCCTTCGAGCAGGACCGCACCACGGGCTGGACCAGGTACACCGTCCGCGGCACCGTCCGGCGGCTCAACACCCCGGGCGTCTCCGCCGCCGTCTGGGCCCGGGTCGGCAGCCCGTCCGCGGTCAGCGTCCAGGTCAGCCGGCGCGGCGTGAAGGTGCTCTCCGGCGACGCCGACAACCGCAGGCTGGTCGCCAGCCGGGCGCTGGCCGACGCCGACCACCACGACGTGGTGATCACCGTCGGCACCGACACCACCTGGATCACCGTCGACGGCAACGTCAACTTCACCGTCCCCGCCACCGGCGGCGGCACCGGCGGCGTCGCCTTCTCCGCCTACCGGGACGTCACCAAGGCCTCCTGGCCGAGCATCCGCCAGTTCAAGGTCACCGAGGCGCAGGTCAAGTGAGCGACCCCCGACCGCGGCCGAGCCGCCGAGCGCTCCTGCTCGGCGGCTCCGGCCTCACCGCCCTCACCGCCCTCACCGCCGCCGGCTGGTACCTGTGGCCCGACGGCGCCGGGCCCGACGGCGCCTTCCGCCCCGCGCTGGACGGCGACGGGCTGCTCACCAACGAGTACGCCTTCCGCAACGCGCAGGCACCGGACGCCCGCACCAGCCCCGACTGGGTCGCCACCAGCGGCTCGCTGTTCGCCCACGACGGCACCGGCTCCACCGGGACGCCCGACGGCGACTCCCCCGGCCCCGACTCGGCCCGGCACACCGGCTCCGCGGTCTTCCGCCTGGTCACCCGCCGCCGGGACTTCACCGGCTGCGCGGTCAGCGCGCGCGTCCGCCTCCAGGCCCCGCTGACCACCGCCCGCACCCCCGCCCAGGACTGGGACGGCGCCCACCTGTGGCTGCGCTACCGCAGCCCGCAGGAGCTGTACGCGCTCAGCTTCCGGCGGCGCGACGGCCACCTGGAGATCAAGCGCAAGACCCCCGGCGGCGGCGGTGACGGCACCGAGCAGGGCGACTACCAGACCCTCGCCGAGGGCCGGCACGCCTTCCCGTACGACGAGTGGCACACCGTCACCGCGACCGTCCGCGACACCGCCGAGGGCAAGGTGCGCCTGACCCTCGCCATCGACGGCGGCACCGTGCTGGACGCCGTCGACGACGACCCCCGCCGGATCACCGGCCCCGGCGGGGTGGGCCTGCGCGCCGACAACACCGCGCTGGAGTTCCGCGACTACGCCGTCACCCCGGCCTGACCTCTCTCCGTTTCTGAACAGGTGTTCAGAAACTTCTCCCTCTCATTTCCCGTCAAACGGTGTCGGCGGCACCCAAACCCCCGCCGATACCGTTTGCCAACCACTCTTTTTCTGACCCATGATGCCGGAACGAACAACACCGGCACCGCCCGCCTGGCCGCTCCGCGTGTTGAACATTCGTTCAGAATCCGTGAGAGGGCTGGGATCCCCGTGGTGAATCCGACCGCCTACCGGCGCGTCCTGGCCGTGCCCAAGGTCGGCCCGGTCCTGCTGGTCGCCCTCGGCGACCGCCTGCCGAAGTACGCCGCCGTCCTCGCCCTCACCCTGCACTGCGTGCAGAACCTGCACCGCGGCTACGGCGCGGCCGGCGCCCTGCTCGCCGTGGTCACGGCCGGCGACCTGCTGGCCGCGCCGCTGGTCGGCCGCCGGGTCGACCGCCGGGGCGCGCGCCCGACCGTACTGCTCGGCGGGACCGTCCAGTGCGCGTTCTTCCTCGCCGTCCCCCACCTCGACTACCGGTCCCTGCTGGCCGCCGGCTTCGTCCGGGCCTTCGCCCCCGTGCCCACCCACCGGCTCGCCCGCCAGTCGCTCACCGCACTCGTCCCCGCCGAACGGCTGCGGACCGCCCTCGCCCTGGACTCGATCGGCGTGGAGGTCGCCATGATGGCCGGCCCCGCCCTCGCCGTCCTCGCCGTCACCCGCACCAGCGGCACCACCGTCTTCACCACCCTCGCCGCCGCCCTCGCCCTCTCCGCCACCGGCTGGTACCTGACCGCCCCCGACCTCCGGGCCCCCGCCCCCGAACCCGGCCCCGCCGCGCCCGACCGCCCCCGGTACGGCCGGCACTTCCCCGCCGTCCTGCTCTGCGCCGCCGCCACCGGCCTGATGCTCTCCGGCACCGACGTCGGCATCGTCGCCACCACCCGCGCCCTCGGCCACCCCGGCTGGGCCGGCCCCGTCATCACCCTCTGGTGCGCCGCCTCCCTGCTCGGCGGCTTCCTCCACGGCGCCGCCCGCCGCCCGCCCCGACTCCCCGCCCTCGTCCTGCTCCTCGCTCTCACCACCCTGCTCGCCGGCGCCCTCACCCCGCTCGCCACCCACTGGTGGACCCTCACCCTCACCCTCCTCCCGGCCGGCCTGTGCTGCGCCCCCGCCCTCACCGCCGCCGCCGAGGCGGCCGGCCGCACCCCCGACCCGCGCAGCCGCGGCCGGGCCATCACCCTCCAGAACACCGCCCTCGCCACCGGCACCGCCCTCGCCGGCCTCGCCACCGACCACACCGGCCACCCCGGCTGGGCCTACGCCGCCATCGCCCTCCCCGGCACCGCCGCCGCCCTCCTCACCCTCACCGCGACCGCCACCGCCCGCCGCGCCCGCCGCGCCCGCCCCGCCCGCTCCCCCGAGAACGCCCCCGGCTGACCGGCCCGGCCGCCGGCCCGGTCCGCGCCGGTGGCCGGAGGACGGCAACCACCCGGGCGGGACGGATCCGGGCGGGCGGTCACCACCGCGCCCGGTCCGGCGGGACCATCCCGCCCCAAGCCAGTTATTAATACTTGTCATACGGGGAGACGCGCCGACGCCCGCACCCCGGACCAGCGGTTAGTGTGGCGCCCATGGCGGACACCCCGGCGGCAGCGGCCCCTTCCATCGCGGCCCTGGACACCCTCGTCGACCACGCCTGCCGACCACCCACCGGCACCTCCCGCGCCAAGCAACTGCGCTGGGTGGCAGGCGAGTTGCGCACCGCCCTGGAACGCGGCGCGCTCCCGCCGGCCGCCGGCCGCTCGCTCGGCGCGCTGCTGGCACCCGACGCCCTCGCCGCCTACCTCGCGGCCGCCGGGCAGGGCCTGCTGCGGCGCAAGCCCGCCGCCCGGCCCGACCACGCCCCGCCCGCCTCCCTCCGCGTCCGGGAGGACTGCCTGCGCATCCTCGCCGCCACGGCGGGCCTCACCGTGACGCTCCCCGCCCGCGAACCGGCCCGGGTCGAACTGCGGCCGGTGGTCGCCGCCCGCCCGCGCGGCCTCCTGCTCGCCCACCTCGAACAGACCACCCGCCCCGGCCACAGCGACGCCCGCACCCGGATCCTCGCGATCATCGGCACCGTCCTGGACACCGGCTGCCGGGCCGGCGAACTCTGCGCGCTGCGCACCACCGACCTCGACCTGCGGCGCGGCACGGTCCGCCTCACCCGCCTCCCCCAGCACCGCGACCCGCGCACCCCGCCCGCCACCGAGACCCTCCCCCTCTCCGCCGCCACCCGCGCCGCCCTCCGCCACTGGCTCACCGCCCGCGCCCGCCTCACCACCCGCGACCCCGCCGCGCCCCCCGGCCCCGGCAACCAGACCACCGACGCCCTCTGGGTCAGCGTCGCCCCCAGCGGCCACCCCCGCCCCGGCCTCCCCCTGCACTTCCGCGGCCTCGCCCGCGCCTACGCCCGCGCCGTCGACGACCTCAACACCGAGATGGCCGGACAGCCCGGCTGGCACCCCCTCCCCCGCCGGCTGGAACCCCTCCGCCGCGCCGTCACACCCCCGCCCGCCCGCCCCGAGTAGCGCGGCGGGGGCGAAACAGCGGGGGCGGCGGGGGGTGACGGCACGGCGCCAACATCCGTTCCCCGGAAGGCCGATGGCGTTCCGCAGCGGGCAACCAGCCGACAAATACGACATTCCCGACCGGCTTTTGCCCGCATTTGCACGAGGCCCGTTCTGGCACGGCCCGCGCGGAGGCCCGGGGTAGCGTTGCGTGTCGAGGCCGCGACCCACCGTAGAGGCGGGGAGGCCGTGACCGGTGCGGCAACACCGGCCACGGCGAAGGGCCGCTCGAAGCAAGGACAGTGACATGCTTGAACGACCCGCTCAGGACCGAGCGATCATGCCCTCGATGGTCATCCACGCTAGCAGGGCGTGGGGGCCGGGTGACGAAACGCCCCGACCCCGCGCGGCCGGCTCCCCGGCGCGACTCGGCGGACCGCCGGCGCCGCAGGTGCCGGCCCGGACCCCCGCGACCGGGGGCCCGACCGGCTGAGGGCCCGTGGCGCCGGTGACGGCGCCGCCGCGGCCGGCGGTTCCGCGACCGGCCGCGCCGCCCGCCCCCGCGACCGGCCGGGATGTTGCGCCCGGCCCGCCGTACGCCCCGGCGCGCTCCGTGCGCGCCGGGGATCCTCCCCGGCCCGGAACGGGAGCCGCCGTTCCGCCGGGTCGACACCCTAGGAGTCCCGGTGTCCGGTCAACGGCCCGCGATAGCACTCGGCTACGCGGCCTTCGTCCAGTTGCGCCACCACCCGTACGAGCAGTACGTCAGCGCCCGGCTGGGCGGTGGCGAGGTGAGCCGGCAGGTGGTCCGACACGCGCTGCGGCGCACCGAGTTGAGCTGGCCGGCGGTGCTCGCCGCCGATCCCGCCGCGTTCGCCTGGCGGGTGCTGGGCGAGACCGTGGCCCTGGCGCCCCTCCCCCGGTACCCGGGCGCCGATTCGCTCCACCGCACGCTGCCCGTCCGGGCCGCCGACGCGGTGATCCTGCACGAGCGCCTCGGCATGCCGGCCGGTCGGGCGGCGGAGCTGATGGGGCTCACCGAGCCCGAACTGCATGTCCAACTGCGGCTCGCCCGCCGCCTGTTGGCCGAACGGAGGAGGTACGCCACCCCCTAGGAACAAGCAACCGGAGCCCGCCCGCCGGCCCCCTCCACTCCCCTCGGGGGGGGTGCGCCGGCGCGGTCCCCGCCAGGAGCCGCGCCAGGGCTCGCCACGTCTGCGCCAGGCACCACCCGGACGGGTGATGCCTCTTCGCCATGCCTGCGCTATAGCATGACGAGCCGTCACAGTAGGTGGCGCGAGAGCGAGTTGGCGACGCGAGGGGGAACGCGTGAGCGGATCACTGCCGGACGAGATCGACATCAGCAAGCCGACCGCCGCGAGGATGTACGACCACCTGCTGGGCGGGCGCTTCAACCATCCCTCCGACCGGGCCGCCGTCGCGGAACTGCTGCGGATCGCGCCCAGCACCAAGGAGTTGGCGCTGAACAACCGCGCCTTCCTGCGCCGGGTGGTCGGGATCATCGCCCGGGACTACGGGATCCGGCAGTTCGTCGACCACGGCTCCGGGCTGCCCACCCAGGACAACGTCCACCAGGTCGCCCAGCGCGTCGACCCGAACTGCCGGGTCGTCTACATCGACAACGACCCGCACGTGCGGGCGTACAGCGGGCTGCTGTTGGACGAGAACCCGCGGGTCGCGCTGATAGACGCCGACATGACCGACACCGCGGCCATCTTCTCGCACGAGGACTTCCGCTCCCGGATCGACCTCCGGGAGCCCGTCGCGGCCCTGTTCGTGTCGGTGGCCCACTGCCTCACCGAC is part of the Kitasatospora setae KM-6054 genome and harbors:
- a CDS encoding LamG domain-containing protein → MSDPRPRPSRRALLLGGSGLTALTALTAAGWYLWPDGAGPDGAFRPALDGDGLLTNEYAFRNAQAPDARTSPDWVATSGSLFAHDGTGSTGTPDGDSPGPDSARHTGSAVFRLVTRRRDFTGCAVSARVRLQAPLTTARTPAQDWDGAHLWLRYRSPQELYALSFRRRDGHLEIKRKTPGGGGDGTEQGDYQTLAEGRHAFPYDEWHTVTATVRDTAEGKVRLTLAIDGGTVLDAVDDDPRRITGPGGVGLRADNTALEFRDYAVTPA
- a CDS encoding MFS transporter is translated as MVNPTAYRRVLAVPKVGPVLLVALGDRLPKYAAVLALTLHCVQNLHRGYGAAGALLAVVTAGDLLAAPLVGRRVDRRGARPTVLLGGTVQCAFFLAVPHLDYRSLLAAGFVRAFAPVPTHRLARQSLTALVPAERLRTALALDSIGVEVAMMAGPALAVLAVTRTSGTTVFTTLAAALALSATGWYLTAPDLRAPAPEPGPAAPDRPRYGRHFPAVLLCAAATGLMLSGTDVGIVATTRALGHPGWAGPVITLWCAASLLGGFLHGAARRPPRLPALVLLLALTTLLAGALTPLATHWWTLTLTLLPAGLCCAPALTAAAEAAGRTPDPRSRGRAITLQNTALATGTALAGLATDHTGHPGWAYAAIALPGTAAALLTLTATATARRARRARPARSPENAPG
- a CDS encoding site-specific integrase, producing the protein MADTPAAAAPSIAALDTLVDHACRPPTGTSRAKQLRWVAGELRTALERGALPPAAGRSLGALLAPDALAAYLAAAGQGLLRRKPAARPDHAPPASLRVREDCLRILAATAGLTVTLPAREPARVELRPVVAARPRGLLLAHLEQTTRPGHSDARTRILAIIGTVLDTGCRAGELCALRTTDLDLRRGTVRLTRLPQHRDPRTPPATETLPLSAATRAALRHWLTARARLTTRDPAAPPGPGNQTTDALWVSVAPSGHPRPGLPLHFRGLARAYARAVDDLNTEMAGQPGWHPLPRRLEPLRRAVTPPPARPE
- a CDS encoding SAM-dependent methyltransferase; protein product: MSGSLPDEIDISKPTAARMYDHLLGGRFNHPSDRAAVAELLRIAPSTKELALNNRAFLRRVVGIIARDYGIRQFVDHGSGLPTQDNVHQVAQRVDPNCRVVYIDNDPHVRAYSGLLLDENPRVALIDADMTDTAAIFSHEDFRSRIDLREPVAALFVSVAHCLTDQQDPFGMIRRTVDALPSGSVVVVCQLVSEDAEVRDGVTRLMHEGTGGHWGRVRTEAEVRAFFDIDRLVIQDPGLVDVTYWRPDRDVFPRQRTDEWIEFGGLALVR